In Acanthochromis polyacanthus isolate Apoly-LR-REF ecotype Palm Island chromosome 18, KAUST_Apoly_ChrSc, whole genome shotgun sequence, the following proteins share a genomic window:
- the LOC110956477 gene encoding beta-1,3-galactosyl-O-glycosyl-glycoprotein beta-1,6-N-acetylglucosaminyltransferase 4-like, whose protein sequence is MITRCSLLRLRRNQFISSLLSLLSICVLLLIYVKYSYINESLFPPDNHEFHRYDINCSAIYDMDPVEVGKSLIIRTKNVVEDTDESLVNFTSDCSSFLQFRGYNDVCVSEEERDFPLAYSLVVHKSAWMVERLIRALYSPTNIYCIHYDQKSSAQFISAMEGLAGCLPNVFIASKRESVFYASISRLKADLNCLSDLLGSEVKWKYVINLCGQDFPLRSNIELVSELKRLNGANMLETSRPSQSKKKRFAFHHELRDVSFEYKKLPVKTDQVKSPPPHGIEVFSGNAYFVLSREFVVHVESSDVVKDFLTWSEDTYSPDEHFWATLVRLPGVPGEVSRSQPDITDLMSKTRLVKWHYLEEKLYPPCTGQHVRSVCIFGAAEMRWLLNYGHWFANKFDPKVDPILIQCLEEKLQEKQKLFQSHGSLNCPKG, encoded by the coding sequence ATGATTACAAGATGCTCACTACTCAGGCTAAGAAGAAACCAGTTCATTtcgtccctcctgtccctcctcTCCATATGTGTCCTGCTGTTGATTTATGTCAAGTACAGCTACATCAATGAATCTTTATTTCCCCCAGACAATCATGAGTTTCACAGGTATGACATTAACTGCTCGGCTATCTATGACATGGACCCGGTGGAGGTGGGGAAATCCCTCATCATCAGAACAAAAAATGTGGTGGAGGACACAGATGAAAGTTTGGTTAACTTCACCTCTGACTGCTCATCGTTCCTGCAGTTCAGAGGATATAATGACGTGTGTGtctcagaggaggagagagactTTCCTCTCGCTTATTCTTTAGTTGTGCATAAATCTGCCTGGATGGTGGAGAGACTCATCAGAGCGCTGTACTCACCTACAAACATCTACTGCATCCACTATGACCAGAAGTCCTCGGCTCAGTTCATCTCAGCCATGGAGGGTCTGGCCGGCTGTCTGCCCAACGTCTTCATCGCCAGCAAGAGAGAATCCGTCTTCTACGCGAGTATCAGCCGACTGAAAGCCGATCTAAACTGCTTGTCCGACCTTTTGGGGTCAGAGGTCAAGTGGAAGTATGTCATCAACCTGTGTGGCCAAGATTTCCCGCTCAGGTCCAACATCGAGCTGGTGTCAGAGCTAAAGAGGCTAAATGGTGCTAACATGTTGGAAACAAGCCGACCCAGTCAGTCAAAGAAGAAGAGGTTCGCTTTTCACCATGAGCTCAGAGATGTCAGCTTTGAATATAAGAAGCTGCCGGTAAAAACGGATCAGGTGAAGTCTCCGCCGCCGCACGGCATCGAGGTGTTCTCTGGGAACGCCTACTTCGTGCTGTCGCGGGAGTTTGTCGTGCACGTTGAATCCTCGGATGTAGTGAAGGACTTTCTGACCTGGTCTGAGGACACCTACTCCCCAGACGAACACTTTTGGGCCACGCTTGTGCGACTGCCGGGTGTTCCAGGAGAGGTGTCCAGATCACAGCCGGACATCACCGACCTGATGAGTAAGACCAGGCTGGTGAAGTGGCACtacctggaggagaagctgtACCCGCCGTGCACAGGGCAGCACGTCCGCAGCGTCTGTATATTCGGTGCAGCCGAAATGCGATGGTTGCTCAACTACGGTCACTGGTTTGCCAATAAGTTTGACCCTAAAGTGGACCCCATTCTCATTCAGTgcctggaggagaagctgcaggaAAAGCAAAAGCTTTTCCAGTCACATGGCTCCTTGAACTGTCCAAAaggttga